The following are encoded together in the Methanosarcina flavescens genome:
- the cdhD gene encoding CO dehydrogenase/acetyl-CoA synthase subunit delta, with the protein MAKKMKLSEITNMFAGMDVEALEGVTIEGDIEIDLGGLGGGFDPMLAAALGQESAVLAQHFARIAGMFGYPVSVGAPATAPAVSPALAAPKLKDLIPSKFDFANIEEWTTQVQEVPIGNTSADGGSRGKRIMLGGEKALPFFPDAPMPYRNQVTIDVFDMRLGLAKAVKENYDDVMDNPGEWAKKNVEKFNADMITIHLISTDPLIKDTSPKDAAKTVEEVLQAVDVPIAIGGSGNPQKDPLVLAKAAEVSEGERCLLASASLNLDYAAIAEAALKYDHDVLSWTQLDMNAQKELNRKLMKQCNVPRDRIIMDPTTAALGYGLDYAYTNMERIRLAALMGDDELTFPMSSGTTNAWGARESWMVSSPLKEDSDWGPREYRGPIWEIITGLSLAIAGNDLFMMMHPTSVAVLKHMTQTLFGSIEAEPVDIANWIGAEV; encoded by the coding sequence ATGGCAAAGAAAATGAAGTTATCCGAAATTACAAACATGTTCGCGGGCATGGATGTAGAAGCCCTCGAAGGTGTAACTATAGAAGGGGACATTGAGATTGATCTCGGTGGACTTGGAGGCGGCTTTGACCCAATGCTTGCTGCTGCCCTCGGGCAGGAGAGTGCAGTACTTGCACAGCATTTCGCAAGAATTGCAGGAATGTTTGGATATCCTGTTAGTGTCGGTGCCCCAGCAACTGCTCCTGCAGTTTCCCCTGCTCTGGCAGCCCCCAAACTTAAGGATCTCATTCCATCCAAGTTTGACTTTGCAAACATAGAGGAATGGACAACCCAGGTCCAGGAAGTCCCAATAGGCAACACCTCTGCAGACGGCGGAAGCCGTGGAAAGAGAATTATGCTCGGTGGCGAGAAAGCCCTTCCATTCTTCCCTGATGCTCCAATGCCATACAGGAACCAGGTCACAATTGACGTGTTCGACATGAGGCTTGGGCTTGCAAAGGCTGTGAAGGAAAACTACGACGATGTTATGGATAATCCTGGAGAATGGGCAAAGAAGAACGTTGAGAAGTTCAACGCTGACATGATCACTATTCACCTGATTTCAACCGACCCGCTCATCAAGGACACATCCCCCAAAGATGCAGCTAAGACAGTTGAAGAGGTTCTGCAGGCTGTCGATGTGCCAATCGCAATTGGTGGATCAGGAAACCCACAGAAAGACCCACTGGTTCTTGCAAAAGCAGCAGAAGTCTCTGAAGGGGAGCGCTGCCTCCTTGCATCTGCAAGCCTGAACCTGGACTACGCTGCAATCGCAGAGGCTGCATTAAAATACGATCACGATGTCCTTTCCTGGACCCAGCTGGACATGAACGCCCAGAAGGAATTGAACAGGAAACTTATGAAGCAGTGCAACGTGCCAAGAGACAGAATTATAATGGACCCAACCACTGCAGCCCTCGGTTATGGTCTGGACTATGCTTACACCAACATGGAGCGTATCCGCCTTGCAGCCCTCATGGGTGACGATGAACTGACCTTCCCGATGTCATCAGGTACTACAAACGCATGGGGTGCACGTGAGTCCTGGATGGTTAGCTCACCATTGAAGGAAGATTCTGACTGGGGACCCAGAGAATACAGAGGTCCTATCTGGGAAATCATTACAGGTCTGTCCCTTGCAATTGCAGGAAACGACCTCTTCATGATGATGCACCCAACCTCAGTTGCTGTCCTGAAGCACATGACTCAGACACTCTTTGGTTCAATTGAGGCAGAGCCCGTTGACATTGCTAACTGGATTGGAGCGGAGGTGTAA
- the cdhB gene encoding CO dehydrogenase/acetyl-CoA synthase complex subunit epsilon, with translation MVDTTKNTKLFTSYGVKTSKAITTEVAAKLISKAKRPLLVVGTGVLDPELLDRAVKIAKAKNIAIAATGTSMPGFVDKDVNAKYINLHQLGFYLTDPNWPGLDGNGNYDTIILLGHKKYYINQVLSATKNFSDVKAISIDRNYIQNATMSFGNLSKADHVAALDEVIDLL, from the coding sequence ATGGTTGACACTACTAAGAACACCAAACTGTTTACCAGCTATGGTGTAAAGACTTCAAAGGCTATAACCACGGAAGTTGCCGCCAAGCTGATCTCAAAGGCAAAGAGACCACTTCTCGTGGTAGGCACTGGAGTTCTCGACCCTGAACTTCTTGACCGCGCAGTGAAGATTGCAAAGGCAAAGAACATCGCAATTGCAGCAACCGGTACCTCAATGCCAGGATTTGTGGACAAGGATGTCAATGCCAAGTACATCAACCTTCACCAGCTTGGCTTCTACCTGACCGACCCCAACTGGCCAGGGCTTGATGGCAACGGGAACTATGATACAATAATTCTCCTGGGCCACAAGAAGTATTACATCAACCAGGTACTATCAGCAACTAAGAACTTCAGTGACGTAAAAGCAATTTCAATAGACAGGAATTACATCCAGAATGCAACGATGTCCTTCGGAAACCTTAGCAAGGCAGATCATGTTGCAGCACTGGACGAGGTAATTGACCTTTTATAA
- a CDS encoding ATP-grasp domain-containing protein: MQNILVIGFSTRNVVCSANRAGYTVCSIDAFRDLDLQECAYKSTFLECRTVEELHQLDASRIKAQMSEFGLEFDAVVPGSGLEMLDHKDIPCPVLANSPDAMQKASDKLYLSKRLEALGIPHPRCYSSEELDAIEYPIMIKPVSGGGGIFNRVARNRQELLTSLEELYKLNPELTEQTVVIQEFLEGIPSSVSLLSTKNEALSVAVNEQLIGIPWLSRLPFAYCGNITPFRTDQAEEMEALAEELVLEFKLLGSNGVDFLVSKKGPAVLEINPRFQGSLDTVEKAMNINIFEAHVGCFRGDLPEKPEAKGFAARGIIYSDRELFIDGKLMDLILREKGADIPCQGTVAEPDGPLTSLFACTSTREEAVLSLKRGADRIKVFIKNQTERKST, translated from the coding sequence ATGCAGAATATCCTTGTGATCGGATTTAGCACCAGGAACGTTGTATGCTCTGCAAACCGGGCTGGGTATACGGTCTGCTCTATAGATGCTTTCCGTGATCTTGACCTGCAGGAATGTGCATATAAATCTACATTTCTGGAGTGCAGAACCGTAGAGGAACTGCACCAACTCGACGCTTCCCGGATAAAAGCCCAGATGTCTGAATTCGGGCTTGAATTTGATGCCGTTGTTCCGGGTTCAGGACTGGAGATGCTTGACCATAAAGATATTCCATGCCCTGTACTTGCCAACAGTCCGGATGCCATGCAGAAGGCTTCAGACAAACTATATCTTTCAAAAAGGCTTGAAGCCCTCGGAATCCCTCACCCACGCTGCTATTCTTCAGAGGAACTGGATGCAATAGAATACCCGATCATGATCAAGCCCGTCTCAGGCGGAGGAGGAATCTTCAACCGGGTTGCCCGGAACAGACAGGAGCTTCTAACCAGCCTCGAAGAATTGTACAAACTGAATCCCGAACTTACCGAACAGACAGTTGTTATCCAGGAATTTCTGGAGGGGATACCTTCAAGTGTTTCCTTGCTTTCTACAAAGAACGAAGCTCTTTCAGTAGCTGTGAATGAACAGTTAATAGGCATACCCTGGCTTTCGAGGCTGCCCTTTGCTTATTGTGGAAACATAACACCATTCAGGACAGATCAGGCTGAGGAAATGGAAGCCCTTGCTGAAGAATTGGTGCTTGAATTCAAGCTCCTGGGCTCAAACGGTGTGGACTTCCTGGTTTCGAAAAAAGGGCCTGCAGTACTTGAGATAAACCCGAGGTTTCAGGGAAGTCTTGACACTGTCGAGAAGGCAATGAATATTAACATTTTTGAGGCTCATGTCGGCTGCTTCAGAGGAGATCTTCCTGAGAAACCCGAAGCTAAAGGTTTTGCTGCAAGAGGAATAATTTACTCGGATCGAGAACTTTTTATAGACGGAAAGCTCATGGACCTCATTCTGAGGGAAAAAGGCGCTGACATTCCATGCCAAGGAACTGTTGCAGAGCCTGATGGGCCTCTTACTTCCCTGTTCGCGTGCACCTCTACCAGGGAAGAGGCAGTCCTGTCGCTTAAAAGAGGGGCAGATAGAATAAAGGTTTTTATCAAAAACCAGACGGAAAGAAAAAGTACCTGA
- a CDS encoding 60S ribosomal export protein NMD3, whose protein sequence is MNFITCPRCGRECYRLFDSVCRNCFFETFKLIELPHVLHARICSVCGAHLHRSRWENIGSIEDVVLKAVENALFIHNEAGDVEIYLEPREITPYIYRVRAEVDAVVREEPVHAEAETEVRIQRSACDMCSRESGGYFEAIIQIRAAGRFPTEGEKSRCMAIAREAMESMKRKGDRLAFISEVLEQKEGLDLYMGSMNASRQVCRLITSELGGSFSESPTLVGMKDGKNLYRITFSMRLPEFRPGDVIRFRGKIIQIRSSGKKVNGISLEDGSRFISTPEELRGAEKIGNMKDAILTVLVSIEDNAILVLDPETYETVAIKKPMSFNAEAGSEIPVLKTSYGIFALTHSEIPQAK, encoded by the coding sequence ATGAATTTCATCACATGCCCCAGATGCGGCAGAGAATGTTACAGGCTGTTTGACTCAGTTTGCAGGAACTGTTTTTTTGAGACTTTCAAACTGATTGAATTGCCTCATGTACTCCATGCAAGGATATGTTCAGTTTGCGGAGCGCACCTTCATAGAAGCCGTTGGGAGAATATCGGTAGTATTGAAGATGTGGTTCTGAAGGCTGTAGAAAATGCCCTTTTCATCCACAATGAAGCCGGAGACGTGGAGATCTACCTGGAACCCAGAGAAATTACACCCTATATTTACCGGGTGAGAGCCGAAGTCGATGCTGTAGTCCGGGAAGAGCCTGTGCATGCCGAGGCTGAGACCGAGGTAAGGATTCAGCGATCAGCCTGTGACATGTGCAGCAGGGAGTCCGGAGGATACTTTGAAGCCATTATCCAGATCAGGGCTGCAGGCAGGTTTCCTACTGAAGGAGAGAAAAGCCGCTGCATGGCTATAGCCAGGGAAGCCATGGAGAGCATGAAAAGAAAGGGTGACCGTCTGGCGTTCATAAGTGAGGTTCTGGAGCAAAAAGAGGGACTTGACCTTTACATGGGTTCCATGAATGCCAGCAGGCAGGTCTGCAGGCTAATTACTTCCGAACTTGGAGGCAGCTTCTCCGAATCTCCTACCCTTGTGGGAATGAAAGATGGAAAAAATCTTTACAGAATTACTTTCTCAATGCGGCTTCCCGAATTCAGACCAGGGGATGTAATCAGGTTCAGAGGAAAAATTATCCAGATCAGGAGCTCAGGAAAAAAAGTTAACGGGATTTCCCTTGAGGATGGCTCCCGATTTATCTCAACCCCTGAAGAATTGAGAGGAGCAGAGAAAATAGGCAACATGAAGGACGCGATTTTAACAGTGCTTGTTTCAATCGAAGACAACGCCATTCTTGTGCTTGATCCTGAAACATATGAGACTGTTGCCATAAAGAAGCCGATGTCTTTCAATGCCGAAGCAGGAAGCGAGATCCCTGTCCTGAAAACCTCATACGGGATCTTTGCACTGACACATTCCGAGATTCCGCAGGCAAAATAA
- the cdhA gene encoding CO dehydrogenase/acetyl-CoA synthase complex subunit alpha: MSKLTTGSFSIEDLESVQITINNIVGAAKEVAEKAEEAGPMGPTPFPSIATLRDWSFTLFDRYEPVYTPMCDQCCYCTFGPCNLEGNKRGACGLDMKGQAAREFFLRCLTGCACHSAHGRHLLDHIIDLFGGDMPINMGASNVIAPNIQLVTGRQPKTLDDLKPIMEYVEEELGQLLATVHAGQEAAAIDYDNKAMMAGYLDHVGMEVSDIAQVTALGFPKSDPEAPLVETGMGTIDASKPVIIAIGHNVAGVTYIMDYMEENGLDDKMEIGGLCCTAFDMTRYKREDRKAPYAKIVGTISKELKIVRSGIPDVVVLDEQCVRADLVEEGKKLKIPIIASNEKIMYGLEDRTNDDVDAIVEDLVSGKIPGCVMLDYEKLGELVPKVALKMAPIREAEGLSAIPTDEEMKVLVSKCVECGECALACPEELEIPAAIAVAKGGDYSALEELHDLCVGCRRCEQVCNKEIPVLNLIEKAAQKAIAEENGLVRAGRGQVSDPEIRAEGLNLVMGTTPGVIAIIGCANYPAGSRDVYNIAEEFLNRNYIVAVSGCSAMDIGMYKDADGKTLYERFPGRFERGNIFNTGSCVSNAHISATCHKVAAIFASRNLSGNLAEIADYTLNRIGAVGLAWGAYSQKAAAIGTGCNMFGIPAIVGPHSGKYRRALIAKTYDENKWKVYDSRNGSELAIPPAPEFLLTTAETWQEACVMLAKNCIRPSDNNMGRSIKLTHWIELSEKYLGVMPDDWWKFVRHEADLPLSKREQLLKILEAEHGWEIDWKKKKIISGPKIKFDVSSQPTNLKRLCKEA; this comes from the coding sequence ATGAGCAAACTAACTACCGGGAGTTTTTCTATAGAAGATCTGGAATCCGTTCAGATCACTATTAATAACATTGTAGGTGCAGCAAAGGAGGTTGCCGAAAAAGCAGAAGAAGCAGGTCCTATGGGTCCTACCCCCTTCCCCTCAATCGCTACATTAAGGGACTGGAGTTTTACACTGTTTGACCGCTATGAGCCGGTTTACACCCCCATGTGTGATCAGTGTTGCTACTGTACCTTTGGACCGTGTAACCTGGAAGGAAACAAGAGAGGTGCTTGTGGTCTTGATATGAAAGGTCAGGCTGCAAGAGAGTTCTTCCTGCGCTGCCTCACAGGCTGTGCATGTCACAGTGCCCATGGCCGCCACTTGCTTGATCACATTATTGACCTTTTTGGCGGAGATATGCCGATTAACATGGGAGCTTCAAATGTCATTGCCCCCAATATTCAGCTTGTCACAGGTCGGCAGCCGAAGACCCTTGACGACCTCAAACCTATAATGGAGTATGTCGAGGAAGAGCTGGGCCAGTTACTTGCAACTGTACACGCAGGACAGGAAGCAGCAGCAATTGACTATGATAACAAGGCAATGATGGCCGGATATCTTGACCATGTAGGTATGGAAGTTTCCGATATTGCACAGGTTACTGCACTCGGCTTCCCGAAATCCGATCCCGAAGCTCCTCTTGTTGAGACCGGCATGGGAACAATTGATGCTTCAAAGCCAGTTATTATTGCCATTGGACACAACGTTGCCGGTGTCACCTACATCATGGACTACATGGAAGAGAATGGCCTTGATGACAAGATGGAAATCGGAGGTCTCTGTTGTACTGCATTTGATATGACCAGGTACAAGAGAGAAGACCGGAAAGCCCCCTATGCAAAGATTGTCGGTACCATTTCAAAGGAACTGAAGATCGTACGCTCCGGAATTCCGGATGTGGTCGTTCTCGACGAGCAGTGCGTAAGAGCAGACCTCGTAGAAGAAGGAAAGAAACTCAAGATTCCAATTATTGCATCCAACGAAAAGATCATGTACGGTCTGGAAGACAGGACCAATGATGATGTAGATGCAATCGTAGAAGACTTGGTAAGTGGTAAGATCCCTGGCTGTGTGATGCTGGATTATGAAAAACTGGGAGAACTTGTGCCAAAAGTCGCTCTGAAGATGGCTCCAATCCGTGAAGCCGAAGGGCTCTCAGCCATCCCCACAGACGAAGAAATGAAAGTCCTCGTGTCCAAATGTGTAGAATGTGGAGAATGTGCACTTGCATGCCCAGAAGAGCTAGAAATCCCTGCAGCAATTGCAGTAGCTAAGGGAGGAGACTACTCTGCTCTGGAAGAACTGCATGACCTTTGTGTAGGTTGCCGCAGATGTGAGCAGGTCTGCAACAAGGAAATCCCCGTCCTGAACTTGATTGAGAAAGCTGCCCAGAAGGCCATTGCAGAAGAAAATGGTCTTGTAAGAGCCGGAAGAGGTCAGGTAAGCGATCCAGAGATTAGGGCAGAAGGCCTGAACCTGGTTATGGGTACGACACCTGGTGTTATTGCAATCATTGGATGTGCCAACTATCCTGCAGGTTCTAGGGATGTTTACAACATCGCAGAAGAATTCCTTAATAGGAATTACATTGTTGCAGTTTCCGGATGTTCTGCAATGGATATTGGCATGTACAAGGATGCTGACGGCAAGACCCTCTATGAGAGATTCCCGGGCAGATTCGAGAGAGGTAATATCTTTAACACCGGATCATGTGTTTCGAACGCTCACATTTCGGCTACATGTCATAAGGTTGCTGCAATATTTGCAAGCAGAAACCTATCAGGCAACCTTGCCGAGATTGCAGACTATACACTCAACCGTATCGGTGCAGTAGGACTTGCATGGGGTGCATACTCTCAGAAGGCAGCAGCTATCGGTACCGGATGTAACATGTTTGGTATTCCTGCAATAGTCGGTCCTCACAGCGGTAAATACAGGAGAGCCCTGATCGCAAAGACCTATGATGAGAACAAGTGGAAGGTTTACGACAGCAGAAACGGTTCAGAACTGGCTATTCCACCAGCTCCGGAGTTCCTCCTTACCACTGCAGAAACCTGGCAGGAAGCCTGTGTTATGCTGGCAAAGAACTGTATCCGTCCGTCTGACAACAACATGGGCAGATCTATCAAGCTCACCCACTGGATAGAACTAAGCGAGAAGTATCTTGGTGTTATGCCGGATGACTGGTGGAAGTTTGTCAGGCACGAAGCTGACCTGCCTCTCTCCAAGCGTGAACAACTCCTGAAGATACTTGAAGCCGAGCACGGATGGGAGATCGACTGGAAGAAGAAGAAGATCATTTCCGGCCCGAAGATTAAGTTCGATGTCTCTTCGCAGCCAACTAACCTTAAGAGACTTTGCAAGGAGGCCTGA
- a CDS encoding ATP-binding protein gives MTRVIAITGKGGTGKTAVAALLIRYLSKKGKFLLAIDADADTNLPETLGCEDVKSVGDAKEYLQAEITKPRPDNPDMNKESVLKSKVYEIIEEMPGYDLLVMGRPEGSGCYCYVNNLLRGIMDKLIMNYDVVIIDAEAGLEHFSRKIIRDIDDLIVVTDASRRGFRTAERIRELVDELDSNIGRIHVIANKVTDANQEELIKLAEDLKLNMIGMIPLDPKIEEMDIKGIPLFEIPDDSIAAVEIESIVKKLGF, from the coding sequence GTGACGAGAGTAATTGCAATAACGGGAAAAGGTGGGACTGGTAAAACAGCAGTAGCGGCTCTTCTGATCCGCTACCTTTCCAAAAAAGGGAAGTTTCTGCTGGCAATAGATGCAGATGCAGATACTAACCTGCCTGAGACCCTTGGATGTGAGGATGTAAAATCTGTCGGAGATGCAAAAGAGTATTTACAGGCTGAAATTACAAAACCAAGGCCTGACAATCCCGATATGAATAAAGAATCGGTACTTAAGAGCAAGGTCTATGAGATCATTGAAGAAATGCCTGGTTATGATCTCCTGGTTATGGGTAGGCCAGAAGGCTCGGGATGTTACTGCTATGTAAACAATCTGCTAAGAGGCATAATGGATAAACTGATCATGAATTATGATGTGGTTATCATTGATGCGGAAGCAGGACTTGAGCACTTTAGCCGAAAAATTATCAGGGATATCGATGATCTCATCGTCGTAACTGACGCCTCAAGAAGAGGATTCAGGACTGCGGAAAGAATTCGTGAGCTTGTAGACGAACTGGACTCAAATATCGGAAGAATTCACGTTATTGCAAACAAGGTTACAGATGCTAACCAAGAAGAGCTAATCAAACTGGCAGAGGATCTGAAACTTAATATGATAGGTATGATCCCGCTCGACCCTAAAATCGAGGAAATGGATATAAAAGGCATACCTCTCTTTGAAATACCGGATGATTCAATTGCTGCAGTCGAAATTGAAAGTATAGTAAAGAAACTGGGATTCTGA
- a CDS encoding transcription factor, whose amino-acid sequence MVDLNDKVIRGYLMSLVGEEGLQMIEKMPEGEVTDEEIATETGILLNTVRRTLFILHENKFAICRRERDSNSGWLTYLWHLDFSDIEHQLMKEKKKLLRNLKTRLEFEENNVFYSCPQGCVRLLFDEATETEFLCPMCGEDLAFYDNSYFIEVLKKRVDALSSA is encoded by the coding sequence TTGGTCGACTTAAATGACAAGGTAATTAGAGGATATCTTATGAGCCTTGTAGGGGAAGAAGGGCTACAGATGATAGAAAAAATGCCCGAAGGTGAGGTTACGGATGAAGAAATTGCGACAGAAACCGGAATTCTGCTGAACACCGTGAGGAGAACGCTCTTCATACTACATGAGAATAAATTTGCAATCTGCCGCAGGGAGAGAGATTCAAACAGCGGATGGTTGACATACCTCTGGCACCTGGACTTTTCTGATATAGAGCACCAGCTTATGAAGGAAAAGAAAAAATTACTCCGAAACCTGAAAACTCGCCTTGAATTCGAAGAAAATAATGTTTTCTATTCTTGCCCTCAGGGCTGTGTTCGCCTCCTTTTTGACGAAGCTACGGAAACTGAATTTCTCTGCCCTATGTGTGGAGAAGACCTGGCTTTCTACGACAATTCATACTTTATAGAAGTCCTGAAGAAACGCGTAGATGCTCTTAGTTCGGCATGA
- the acsC gene encoding acetyl-CoA decarbonylase/synthase complex subunit gamma, whose product MKINSPLEAYKYLPQTNCGECGEATCMAFASKLIDRSGKTTDCPPLVKEKKFAKKLAELDRLLAPEIREITIGVGDRAVKIGGDDVLYRHKLTFFNKTKMFFDVTDTMDEAALVERTKKVADFRKFYVGRNLLLDGVAIRSVSNDPAKFAAAVKKVAEVGIPMIFCSFNPAVLKAGLEVAKDKNPLLYAANKDNWKEVGELALEYNVPVVVSAINDLDALKTLAKTFAEAGIKDIVLDPGTSPSGQGLKESFTNFLKIRRAGIMGDTEIAYPILALPITAWMAGISDPVSAAYWETAMAAIFTIRYGDIMILHSMEPYATLPEVHLAETIYTDPRTPVAVDSKMYKVGEPDENSPVLFTTNFALTYYTVESDLSSNGITCWLLAVDTDGIGVEAAAAGGQLTADKVKDAFEKSGFDLKKDVTHNTVIIPGLAARLQGDLEDKLDARVMVGPMDSGRLPGWFEKNWPPKQ is encoded by the coding sequence ATGAAAATAAACAGCCCATTAGAAGCTTACAAGTACCTCCCGCAGACCAACTGTGGAGAATGTGGTGAAGCAACCTGTATGGCTTTTGCTTCCAAACTGATCGACAGATCCGGCAAGACAACAGACTGTCCACCTCTCGTTAAAGAGAAGAAGTTTGCCAAGAAGCTTGCAGAGCTTGATAGGCTCCTTGCCCCTGAAATTCGTGAAATTACAATCGGTGTCGGCGACAGAGCAGTCAAGATTGGTGGCGACGATGTGCTTTACCGTCACAAACTGACCTTCTTCAACAAGACGAAGATGTTCTTCGATGTGACGGATACAATGGATGAGGCTGCCCTTGTCGAGAGGACAAAGAAGGTTGCTGACTTCAGGAAGTTCTATGTCGGGCGAAACCTGCTGCTTGACGGTGTAGCAATCAGGTCAGTATCCAATGATCCTGCAAAGTTTGCAGCAGCTGTCAAGAAGGTTGCAGAAGTAGGCATACCCATGATCTTCTGTTCCTTCAACCCTGCAGTCCTTAAGGCTGGACTTGAGGTAGCAAAGGATAAGAATCCACTGCTTTACGCTGCAAACAAGGACAACTGGAAGGAAGTAGGAGAACTTGCCCTTGAGTACAATGTGCCTGTGGTAGTTTCAGCTATCAATGATCTTGATGCCCTCAAGACTCTTGCAAAGACCTTTGCAGAAGCAGGCATTAAAGATATTGTCCTTGACCCAGGAACCTCTCCAAGCGGCCAGGGTCTGAAGGAAAGCTTTACCAACTTCCTGAAGATAAGAAGAGCAGGCATTATGGGAGACACCGAGATCGCATACCCGATCCTCGCTCTGCCAATTACTGCCTGGATGGCTGGGATTTCTGACCCTGTTAGTGCCGCATACTGGGAAACCGCAATGGCTGCCATCTTCACTATCAGGTACGGTGACATTATGATTCTCCACAGCATGGAGCCATATGCCACCCTGCCTGAAGTGCACCTTGCCGAGACAATCTACACTGATCCAAGGACCCCTGTAGCTGTTGACTCAAAGATGTACAAGGTAGGAGAGCCGGACGAGAACTCCCCTGTGCTCTTCACAACAAACTTTGCTCTTACTTACTACACAGTAGAGAGCGACCTGTCCTCAAACGGCATCACCTGCTGGCTGCTTGCAGTTGACACCGATGGTATTGGTGTAGAAGCAGCCGCTGCCGGCGGCCAGCTGACTGCTGACAAAGTAAAGGATGCCTTTGAAAAGTCAGGCTTTGACCTCAAGAAAGATGTTACCCACAACACTGTAATTATTCCGGGTCTTGCTGCCCGTCTCCAGGGTGACCTTGAGGATAAACTCGATGCAAGAGTCATGGTCGGTCCAATGGACTCAGGAAGGCTCCCAGGCTGGTTTGAGAAGAACTGGCCTCCAAAACAGTAA
- the cdhC gene encoding CO dehydrogenase/CO-methylating acetyl-CoA synthase complex subunit beta, whose amino-acid sequence MAEFPFEISPMFEGERVRKEGMFVELGGPKSLGLELVRAKPMDEIEDDKVTIVGPDLKDMEEGKTYPWAMIFNVGGELVEPDLESVIERRVHDFINYCQGIMHLNQRYDVWMRISKDTAAKLDSLEPFGKAVMMLFKTELPFIEKMQVTFYTDQAEVEKQMTEAKEIFKARDARTKDLHDEDVDVFYGCTLCQSFAPTNVCVVSPDRVSLCGAINWFDGRAAAKVDPEGPQFSIDKGELLDANTGEYSGVNEVAKKLSSGEYEKVKLHSFFDAPHTSCGCFEVVGFYIPEVDGIGWVNREYQGMAPNGLGFSTMAGQTGGGKQIVGFLGIGVNYFYSPKFIQADGGWNRVVWLPSMLKENIDEAIPEDIKDKIATEKDATDIESLKAFLQEKNHPVVANWAAAEEEEEEEEEGEEEVAVEAAPMMMPAAGFQMPAMPAMPMMSGGASGIKLTFKNAKITIDRMIISEKKEKK is encoded by the coding sequence ATGGCAGAATTCCCATTTGAGATTTCCCCAATGTTTGAAGGAGAGAGAGTAAGAAAGGAAGGAATGTTCGTAGAACTCGGTGGCCCGAAGTCACTTGGTCTTGAGCTTGTCCGTGCAAAGCCTATGGATGAGATCGAAGATGACAAGGTTACAATTGTCGGTCCCGACCTCAAGGATATGGAAGAGGGAAAAACCTACCCCTGGGCAATGATCTTCAACGTCGGCGGAGAACTTGTAGAGCCTGACCTTGAGTCTGTCATCGAAAGGCGTGTCCACGACTTCATTAACTATTGCCAGGGCATTATGCACCTGAACCAGAGGTACGATGTCTGGATGAGGATTTCCAAGGATACAGCTGCAAAGCTGGACTCACTCGAGCCTTTCGGAAAGGCTGTCATGATGCTTTTCAAGACAGAACTGCCTTTCATCGAGAAGATGCAGGTGACCTTCTATACCGACCAGGCTGAAGTCGAAAAGCAGATGACAGAAGCAAAGGAGATTTTCAAGGCAAGAGATGCCAGGACGAAAGACCTGCACGACGAAGATGTGGATGTATTCTACGGATGTACACTCTGCCAGTCCTTTGCTCCAACAAACGTCTGTGTAGTTTCCCCTGACAGAGTTTCTCTCTGTGGTGCAATCAACTGGTTTGACGGCCGTGCAGCAGCAAAAGTGGATCCAGAAGGCCCACAGTTCTCAATTGACAAGGGTGAACTCCTCGATGCCAACACAGGTGAATACTCAGGAGTAAACGAAGTTGCCAAGAAACTTTCAAGTGGCGAGTACGAAAAGGTTAAACTCCACTCATTCTTCGATGCTCCTCACACATCCTGCGGATGTTTCGAAGTAGTCGGCTTCTATATCCCTGAAGTAGATGGTATAGGCTGGGTTAACAGAGAATATCAGGGAATGGCTCCGAACGGCCTTGGTTTCTCAACAATGGCTGGTCAGACAGGCGGTGGAAAGCAGATCGTGGGATTCCTGGGTATTGGTGTCAACTACTTCTACTCCCCCAAGTTCATCCAGGCTGATGGAGGATGGAACAGAGTTGTATGGCTGCCGTCAATGCTCAAGGAAAATATCGATGAAGCCATTCCTGAAGACATAAAGGATAAGATTGCAACAGAAAAGGATGCAACGGACATTGAGTCCCTGAAAGCTTTCCTACAGGAGAAGAACCACCCGGTTGTAGCAAACTGGGCAGCTGCAGAAGAAGAGGAAGAAGAAGAGGAAGAGGGAGAAGAGGAAGTAGCTGTTGAAGCAGCTCCAATGATGATGCCAGCAGCAGGCTTCCAGATGCCAGCAATGCCAGCAATGCCGATGATGTCCGGAGGAGCCAGTGGAATTAAACTGACCTTCAAGAACGCAAAGATTACGATCGACAGGATGATCATCAGCGAAAAGAAGGAAAAGAAATAA